A window from Cryobacterium sp. PAMC25264 encodes these proteins:
- a CDS encoding DNA topoisomerase IB gives MSSNVQVVQTASGRKRLVRLRRSNTAGVGYTRRRSGRGFSYRDADGRTVSDPELRARFTALVIPPAWTDVWIAPYPNGHIQATGVDAAGRRQYQYHPDWHTRQDRVKFARALELAQSLPAARGYVTRSLRRTPSSADESRDRALAAAFRILDQGALRIGSERYAEENGSHGLSTLLRSHVRVTGDTVVFEFPAKSGQSWSSILVDADVAGYVRDQDRLLGSVDPDYVDDPERVLLTWIDDDTVRTVSASDVNQFIKDRTGGDFSAKDFRTLRGTVAAAVSLARTGAETTARARSRALTTAMNAAADVLGNTPTIARSSYVDPRVVDAYNMGRTIDPARTASAESEVRRLLLD, from the coding sequence ATGTCGTCGAACGTGCAGGTTGTCCAGACCGCCTCCGGCCGGAAGCGGCTGGTGCGCCTGCGGCGCAGCAACACAGCGGGGGTGGGGTACACCCGGCGCCGCTCAGGCCGCGGATTCAGCTACCGGGATGCCGACGGGCGCACGGTGAGCGACCCCGAGCTGCGCGCCCGGTTCACCGCGCTCGTGATCCCGCCGGCCTGGACGGATGTCTGGATCGCCCCGTATCCCAACGGCCACATCCAGGCCACCGGCGTCGATGCCGCCGGCCGCCGTCAGTACCAGTACCACCCGGACTGGCACACCCGGCAAGACCGGGTGAAGTTCGCCCGCGCGCTCGAGCTGGCGCAGTCACTGCCCGCGGCGCGCGGCTATGTCACCCGGAGCCTGCGCCGCACGCCGTCGTCGGCCGACGAGTCCCGGGATCGGGCGCTGGCCGCCGCGTTCCGCATCCTTGACCAGGGTGCCCTGCGGATCGGCAGTGAGCGGTACGCCGAGGAGAACGGCAGCCACGGCCTGTCCACGCTGCTGCGCTCGCATGTGCGGGTGACCGGCGACACGGTCGTTTTCGAGTTTCCCGCAAAGAGTGGACAGTCCTGGTCGAGTATTTTGGTGGATGCCGACGTGGCCGGCTACGTGCGTGACCAGGACCGTCTGCTGGGTTCGGTGGACCCCGACTACGTCGATGACCCCGAGCGGGTACTGCTCACCTGGATCGACGACGACACGGTGCGCACGGTGTCGGCCTCCGACGTGAACCAGTTCATCAAGGATCGCACCGGCGGAGACTTCTCCGCCAAGGACTTCCGCACCCTGCGCGGTACGGTGGCCGCGGCGGTGAGTCTGGCCCGAACGGGCGCCGAAACCACCGCCAGAGCCCGCAGTCGCGCCCTGACCACGGCCATGAACGCCGCCGCCGATGTCCTCGGCAACACGCCCACCATCGCCCGGTCGAGCTACGTAGATCCTCGGGTGGTGGATGCCTACAACATGGGTCGGACCATCGACCCCGCCCGCACAGCGTCAGCCGAGTCGGAGGTGCGGCGGTTGCTGCTGGACTGA
- a CDS encoding ATP-dependent DNA ligase, translating into MAVAAPVSPMLARAVDTVPEPDSVPGGLSYEPKWDGFRSIVSFDGSVSAIGSRGSKVLTRYFPELTYAFEDLLPEPCVLDGEIVLRTGEPGREHLSWEQLSQRIHPAASRVRRLADETPATFVAFDILARGSTSLLDTPFEQRRAILEGLVGSLGDPIHLTRTTRDVALARRWLVEFEGAGLDGVVAKPLAAAYAPGKRLMFKVKHHRTADVVLLGYRTHVSGNGVGSLLLGLYDADGELRNVGGASAFSDARRLELVEELEPLVLRDETGAVVTGETERNRFSQNKDTSFVRLRPDRVLEVRYDHMEGERFRHTVHFDRWRPDREPRSCTFDQLERPIAYDLGQVLD; encoded by the coding sequence ATGGCAGTCGCAGCCCCCGTCTCTCCCATGCTCGCCCGTGCGGTGGACACCGTGCCCGAGCCGGACAGCGTGCCCGGCGGCCTGAGCTACGAACCCAAGTGGGACGGCTTTCGCAGCATCGTCTCCTTCGACGGCTCCGTGAGCGCCATCGGAAGTCGGGGATCCAAAGTGCTGACCAGGTATTTCCCCGAACTCACCTACGCGTTCGAAGATCTATTGCCCGAGCCATGCGTGCTCGACGGGGAGATTGTGCTGCGCACGGGCGAACCCGGCCGTGAGCACCTGTCCTGGGAACAGCTCTCCCAGCGCATCCACCCGGCGGCAAGCCGGGTGCGGCGCCTCGCCGACGAAACCCCGGCCACGTTCGTGGCTTTCGACATTCTCGCCCGGGGGTCCACCAGCCTGCTGGATACGCCTTTCGAGCAGCGCCGCGCGATCCTCGAAGGCCTGGTCGGCAGCCTGGGTGACCCGATCCACCTCACCCGCACCACGCGCGACGTGGCACTGGCCAGGCGCTGGCTGGTCGAGTTCGAGGGCGCCGGCCTGGACGGGGTGGTCGCCAAGCCCCTCGCGGCGGCGTACGCGCCGGGCAAGCGGCTGATGTTCAAGGTCAAGCACCACCGCACGGCCGATGTGGTGCTGCTCGGCTACCGTACGCATGTGAGCGGCAACGGGGTGGGGTCGCTGCTGCTCGGCCTCTACGACGCCGACGGCGAGTTGCGCAACGTGGGTGGTGCATCCGCGTTCAGTGATGCCCGCCGTCTGGAGCTTGTCGAGGAGCTTGAGCCGTTGGTGCTGCGCGACGAGACGGGCGCCGTGGTCACCGGCGAGACCGAACGCAACAGGTTCTCGCAGAACAAGGACACCTCGTTTGTGCGGCTGAGACCCGACCGGGTGCTCGAGGTGCGCTACGACCACATGGAGGGCGAGCGGTTCCGGCACACCGTGCACTTCGATCGGTGGCGGCCCGACCGGGAACCCCGCTCGTGCACCTTCGACCAGTTGGAGCGTCCGATCGCGTACGACCTCGGCCAGGTCCTGGACTAG